The Actinomadura sp. WMMB 499 genome includes a window with the following:
- a CDS encoding FtsK/SpoIIIE domain-containing protein → MAWEFRKIRPGENVAVESQRDPFAAPKWAPPVWHMPEGLVLLVNAVRILVRVVVFLVRNIVPVSAAAGLGWLAYRFGWTVPVLVVALVLVLLGTWAAGDPSSFVRYVVRPVRGRWRLAWTYRRHWQPVLVTAGLTKTHKGREYLPSIVRVRCGPTSDRVLVRMLKGQAPDAWERVVANLTHGFGAALVRVREGDRPGRLWLEFVRHDALARPLSALPVPSPSAVDLSGVMIGRTEDGSPWRLRLLGTHVLIAGATGAGKGSVIWSTVRALLPLMASGLVEVWAIDPKRMELSYGRALFERFGRYSSDPRGGMVRLLEDAAEDMNARAEEFAGVTRSFAPSTAHPFRVVIVDELAFLTAYCPERDLRKRAESALAVLTSQGRSVGYCVIGAQQDARKEVNNLRNLFPDRVALRLDEDEQVDMVLGDGARDRGALADQISSVPEVGAGVGFVRLETSPDPVRVRAAYVSDEDIRAMVALALEGIDAGEAA, encoded by the coding sequence ATGGCATGGGAGTTCCGCAAGATCCGGCCCGGTGAGAACGTCGCCGTCGAGTCGCAGCGCGACCCGTTCGCGGCGCCGAAGTGGGCGCCTCCGGTGTGGCACATGCCCGAGGGCCTGGTGCTGCTCGTCAACGCCGTCCGCATCCTGGTCCGCGTCGTCGTCTTCCTCGTCCGCAACATCGTCCCGGTGTCGGCTGCGGCGGGGCTGGGCTGGCTGGCCTACCGGTTCGGCTGGACCGTCCCCGTCCTGGTCGTCGCCCTGGTCCTGGTGCTGCTGGGCACCTGGGCGGCCGGGGACCCGTCCTCGTTCGTCCGCTACGTCGTCCGTCCGGTCCGGGGCCGTTGGCGGCTGGCGTGGACCTACCGGCGGCACTGGCAACCCGTCCTGGTCACCGCCGGACTCACCAAGACCCACAAGGGCCGCGAGTACCTGCCCTCCATCGTCCGCGTCCGCTGCGGCCCCACATCAGACCGCGTCCTTGTCCGGATGCTCAAAGGGCAGGCTCCCGACGCCTGGGAACGTGTCGTGGCCAACCTCACGCACGGCTTCGGGGCGGCTCTCGTCCGCGTTCGTGAGGGGGACCGTCCGGGACGGCTCTGGCTGGAGTTCGTCCGCCACGATGCCCTCGCCCGTCCCCTCTCCGCCCTGCCGGTTCCGTCCCCGTCCGCCGTGGACCTGTCGGGGGTGATGATCGGCCGGACCGAGGACGGGTCCCCGTGGCGACTGCGGCTGCTCGGCACGCATGTCTTGATCGCGGGGGCGACGGGGGCCGGCAAGGGGTCGGTCATCTGGTCCACCGTCCGCGCCCTGCTCCCGCTCATGGCGTCGGGCCTGGTGGAGGTCTGGGCCATCGACCCCAAGCGCATGGAACTGAGCTACGGGCGGGCGCTGTTCGAGCGGTTCGGCCGGTACTCCTCCGACCCGCGCGGCGGCATGGTCCGCCTCCTGGAAGACGCCGCCGAGGACATGAACGCGCGCGCTGAGGAGTTCGCGGGCGTGACGCGATCGTTCGCCCCCTCGACGGCGCATCCGTTCCGGGTGGTGATCGTGGACGAGTTGGCGTTCCTGACGGCGTACTGCCCGGAACGGGACCTGCGCAAGCGGGCCGAATCGGCGCTGGCGGTGCTGACCTCACAGGGCCGGTCGGTGGGGTACTGCGTCATCGGCGCACAGCAGGACGCGCGCAAGGAGGTCAACAACCTGCGCAACCTGTTCCCCGACCGCGTCGCCCTGCGGCTGGACGAAGACGAACAGGTCGACATGGTTCTCGGCGACGGTGCCCGTGATCGCGGCGCCCTGGCCGACCAGATCTCCAGCGTTCCGGAGGTCGGTGCGGGGGTGGGGTTCGTCCGGCTGGAAACCTCACCCGATCCCGTGCGCGTGCGGGCGGCCTACGTCTCCGATGAAGACATCCGCGCCATGGTGGCGCTGGCCCTGGAGGGGATCGACGCGGGGGAGGCTGCATGA
- a CDS encoding plasmid replication, integration and excision activator translates to MFPFGAFVKGGVEPVRDFDRSSRENFVQARDKDTGELVWSVEVLDADPESKGTFKVKLMAPVQPVMPEAPSGFPFVPVEFDGLTVTPYVNSQNNRLAYSLKAAGMRSAGAGKAAPSGSASGSGAGRAAGKDAA, encoded by the coding sequence GTGTTCCCGTTCGGGGCGTTCGTCAAGGGCGGGGTGGAGCCGGTCCGGGACTTCGACCGGTCGTCCCGCGAGAACTTCGTGCAGGCCCGAGACAAGGACACGGGCGAGCTGGTGTGGTCGGTGGAGGTGCTCGACGCCGACCCCGAGTCCAAGGGGACGTTCAAGGTCAAGCTGATGGCGCCGGTTCAGCCGGTGATGCCGGAGGCCCCGAGCGGGTTTCCGTTCGTGCCGGTGGAGTTCGACGGGCTGACGGTCACGCCGTACGTCAACAGCCAGAACAACCGGCTGGCGTACTCGCTGAAGGCGGCGGGGATGCGCTCGGCCGGTGCGGGCAAGGCCGCTCCCTCGGGCTCGGCGTCGGGGTCGGGTGCCGGTCGTGCGGCCGGTAAGGACGCGGCCTGA
- a CDS encoding GntR family transcriptional regulator — MSDDMEYAPPKYAQIVQALRRRIANGTYPPGSALPSESQLIREFGVSRPTVVRALQAMQLRGEIEREHGRGSFVKAAPPPSGDGQSRPARTVLDQAEAELSVDVLDVGPADAPPYVARLLGMVDGAPVIRRRYIDWENGTPCELVSVWVPQEIGRTAGLDHAEALTAPLRRLLQAGAGVRLAHVVERLSARLPTSAESKLLEIDTAAPVFGALASVHDSDGRVVMVVDLVLPGELHDLEDTYTL, encoded by the coding sequence ATGTCGGATGACATGGAGTACGCGCCGCCGAAGTACGCGCAGATCGTGCAGGCGCTGCGGCGGCGGATCGCGAACGGGACGTACCCGCCAGGGTCCGCTCTGCCGTCCGAGTCGCAACTGATCCGCGAGTTCGGCGTATCGCGTCCCACGGTCGTCCGCGCGTTGCAGGCGATGCAGCTTCGGGGCGAGATCGAACGGGAGCATGGCCGTGGCTCGTTCGTCAAGGCCGCTCCTCCGCCGTCCGGTGACGGGCAGTCGCGTCCGGCTCGGACCGTGCTCGACCAGGCGGAGGCCGAGTTGTCGGTCGACGTGCTCGACGTGGGGCCGGCCGATGCCCCGCCGTACGTGGCCCGGCTGCTGGGCATGGTCGACGGTGCCCCCGTGATTCGGCGGCGGTACATCGACTGGGAGAACGGCACCCCTTGCGAGCTGGTGTCGGTGTGGGTGCCGCAAGAGATCGGCCGGACGGCGGGTCTCGATCACGCGGAGGCGTTGACTGCTCCCCTGCGGCGGCTGCTCCAGGCCGGTGCGGGTGTCCGGCTGGCGCATGTGGTGGAACGGCTGAGCGCTCGGCTCCCCACCTCGGCGGAGTCCAAGCTGCTGGAGATCGACACGGCGGCCCCGGTCTTCGGGGCGCTGGCGTCCGTTCACGACTCGGACGGCCGTGTCGTCATGGTGGTCGACCTGGTGCTTCCCGGCGAGCTTCACGACCTGGAGGACACCTACACCCTGTGA